Proteins from a genomic interval of Watersipora subatra chromosome 10, tzWatSuba1.1, whole genome shotgun sequence:
- the LOC137406697 gene encoding baculoviral IAP repeat-containing protein 7-like has product MNQGYSFNMNDLISEDELRSLLSPPPSVMNQLLVANTDFWAYVTCTYPDTHNIYLSCDYQERLEALPVQEYIPGIMELTKAERLSLMADEKNRRKTFLANWPHADVPNLTGNDMAAAGFYFLGESDKVHCAFCQGILHTWMEGDRPLLEHNIAFGFCKFIRAMNSSNVPVKPVTDLDLNKIAKLIVTGGSMPEDLSDIGINAAGDNEKLAFQRTYSDETVRKKSFYNQTTNKMIWPHQNKQRYERLCKAGFVYIGSNDAVKCFSCHIVIESWIERDNPYVEHARWYPECPHMLEFKGKRFVNTVQKCTPTLKKMNRRMYEERTKVAQPDSQTDSSEVNSAFEQFEACLNRKLSLDAVIDAFEQNDYSAFKNMETCVEAVNAMVRKLKGLEEAANSDEQGRELAEQPLSKRPSTNPAFCRPCELQKNEQKLASHVTTPCGHMVFCDKCAKEITEKLKNSEIVTCPFHNCGAKVVALLKVFV; this is encoded by the coding sequence ATGAACCAAGGATACTCTTTCAATATGAACGACTTAATCTCTGAAGATGAGTTACGTAGTTTGCTATCTCCTCCGCCATCTGTGATGAACCAATTGCTAGTAGCAAACACTGACTTCTGGGCTTATGTCACATGTACCTATCCTGATACACACAACATCTATCTCTCATGCGACTACCAAGAAAGGTTAGAAGCGCTCCCTGTTCAAGAATATATTCCCGGTATTATGGAACTAACTAAAGCTGAGCGACTCTCATTGATGGCCGATGAGAAAAATCGAAGGAAAACATTTTTAGCCAACTGGCCGCATGCGGATGTCCCGAACCTAACCGGTAACGACATGGCGGCGgcaggtttttattttttgggtGAAAGTGACAAAGTGCATTGCGCTTTTTGCCAAGGCATTCTCCACACATGGATGGAAGGTGACAGACCTCTCCTTGAGCACAACATAGCCTTTGGATTTTGTAAATTCATTCGTGCGATGAACTCTAGCAATGTACCTGTGAAACCGGTCACTGATCTAGACCTAAATAAAATAGCGAAACTAATTGTTACTGGAGGGTCGATGCCCGAAGACTTGTCTGATATTGGCATTAACGCTGCAGGCGATAATGAAAAATTGGCTTTTCAAAGGACGTATTCCGATGAGACAGTTCGAAAGAAATCCTTCTATAACCAAACGACTAACAAAATGATTTGGCCCCATCAGAACAAGCAGCGATATGAAAGACTGTGTAAAGCGGGTTTCGTTTACATAGGATCAAACGATGCCGTTAAATGTTTTAGCTGCCATATTGTAATAGAGAGTTGGATAGAACGTGATAATCCATATGTGGAACACGCTCGTTGGTACCCCGAATGTCCACACATGCTTGAGTTCAAAGGAAAGAGGTTTGTTAACACTGTCCAAAAGTGTACaccaacattaaaaaaaatgaacCGGAGAATGTATGAAGAACGTACAAAGGTGGCGCAGCCGGACAGTCAGACAGACAGCTCGGAGGTAAACAGTGCTTTTGAACAATTTGAAGCTTGCCTGAACAGGAAACTATCCTTAGACGCGGTAATAGATGCATTCGAACAGAATGATTACAGTGCGTTTAAGAATATGGAAACCTGTGTAGAGGCAGTCAATGCAATGGTGAGAAAATTAAAGGGCCTAGAAGAAGCAGCCAATTCAGATGAACAAGGAAGAGAGCTTGCAGAACAGCCCCTTAGTAAAAGGCCATCTACTAACCCTGCATTTTGTAGGCCTTGTGAGCttcaaaaaaatgaacaaaagctagcTTCGCATGTGACTACACCGTGTGGACACATGGTCTTTTGTGACAAGTGCGCAAAGGAAATAACGGAAAAACTCAAAAACTCGGAAATTGTGACATGCCCATTTCATAATTGTGGTGCGAAAGTCGTGGCACTCTTAAAAGTATTTGTTTGA